CTGAACTATCAGAAAACCCTTTTTCCAAAACTGTGCCATGCTTAAATATGGCTAAAATAAACCAACTGGTGTGAGACCCTGGAAGTTTGGCTCAGTACCAGCTACCTGAGTCAAGCTGAGCTGAGTTTCATTCTTCCCTCACCCAGACTGTTTTCCTACTGGCCATGAAGCCAGCAGggaccccaacccacccccatgtGCACAAGAACCATAATCATAGATATCAGCCGTGAGCTGCCAGGTAAGTATTGGGACTCAAATCCTTGCCCTCTGCAAATGCAACAAGCGCTCCTAACTGCTGCACCAACTCTCCAGATTTAAGGGATAGTTTTTAAGTGACATCAATTTGAAACCACTAGTATACACATACTGAATGATTTCCAGTTGACTCTCGATACTGTTGGCTTGGCTTCGAGCACTGCTGGCTTTCTCTGTAAGTCCTGTTATTTCGATTTCATGTTCACTTATCAACTGCTCAATCCTACAGAAAGATTGTAATGATTGTTATGATCTGGGGGATTCTTACCTATTACTTATCTCAAAAGTTAATGCTTTCCAACACCTTCAAACTTagtattttgtttcagttttacaCATCCTACTCTTTCATCTGTTTTAGACAGACTTTaattatgtagtcttggctggccttgactttACAGGCAATCTTCctttttctgcctcctaagtgctgcgaTTACAGAcctgagtcaccatgcctggttttgtaAATGTtactcccctcctttttctttctttctgtattttttttaaattgtttctttttagacAGTTCTctcttattatgtagctctggtgtCGTAGAACTTGCTACGTagttgctatatagaccaggccaTCCTCAaagttacagagatccacctgcttctgtctcctgagtgctgggactaacaacatacaccaccacacctggcaatgcTGCTCTCTTAATAGCAACTCTAGAAGCCTTAACTTACAACCAACTAGGTTTTCAGAATTCAGAATCTAAGTTTCAGTGTCAAATTATGAGAACCAAGCAAGGCATGGTGTTGTGTGCCTCTGGTCCTGTACTTGAGAAAGTAAAGCATGAAGATCATTGGACtacaggaattcaaggccagatgAGGCAACAGTGGAACCCtgttctcaaagaaaacaaacaccttTGAGTATTATGAATAATATGTTATATAATGTACCATATGTCATATGATATCTCCAGGGAGACCTAGGGAAGGGTCCTATCAACAAAACACATTATGAATTCAAGTTTATAATTATTTACATTGTCACAGACTATTAAATACTTCATATTAGCTAAtcaaaagatatgtgatagatcacttttagaccaactgaggctgTTCTACCTAAGCCTTGACCTTGACCACTCTGGCTGGTCTTTGACCAAGGCCAACTACAGCAAGAACAGTTTCATTCTTGCTATCTGATCAGTCCTTGACAGCTGATCAAGTTGCTATCCTTCAGTTTAAAACTCTATATCCATGGCTACCTTTAGTAGAATTCTCAACCCTTATGTGAATAATGTTCCACCCACCAGTCCCTCAACTTCTTCCTTGGTTAGAAATCTCTGCTTGTCCTTATTATGTTGGAATTGAGCTTATTTTCCTTCCCTGTAGCAAAACTTACAGTGCTATATATAGTCTTGAATGAAGCCTTCCTTACAGCTTCAATAGGtgtcagaaaaaaattaacataagTTTGCTATGAGTTGataaggaaatatttttgttgttgtctcaGAATCCATAGACTTTGGAAATGCAGGTGAGAGAGACACTGAGTGGAATATAATTCACTGTGATTTTCTATGTCTTGGCCAGACACCTACCGATCTTGATGTTGTTGAAGTAGTAGTTCTATTTTGTTCTGTGATTCAGTTTTCAGTGTTTCAAGCTGGTCCTCTACCTGGTTTTAAAATAGAGATATTAAATTGGGTGGTGGTAATTCTAAAGCCTAGAAAATGCAGAGTTTCTATGAAAGGGATGCTATAGagagataaaaatagaaataatactaCAATAAACTCTACACCTATATTTACAGCACTTGTGCTCTGGCTATACTTACATCAAACTGTAGGTAAACTGTCAAGAGAGCATTATGTTCATCTTAGAGAACAAAAAATGAGAACCTGGcttatttttaaggatttttacAAGCTATCTCTCAATGCATTGTAATATAAAGTAGTGTTCTCACCACTTACTGGAAATATCCTCCCTTTAAGATAAGAGATTTCTGTGTCTAATTCTCTTAGGATTTTACTAATAGCTGAGCCCAGGTTGCGGAAGTGTATGGTAGACATGCTGTCGTGTTCACATATTTTCTTGCCTGAGGCTTCTTCAAAGTCAACTAAAATTGATCGGATTTCTTGAAGCACACCTTCATGGCTAAGCATCATTTTTCTTAGCTGCTCTATCTGTGTGTTGCTGTCTTTCAACATGTCCTCCTTAAGGCACTTGGCAGCTTCAAGCTCATGAACTGTATTTTGAAGCTGATTTCGTAAATCCTCCTGGGAATGACTCTCCCTTCGTCTAtgaaacacatgaaagaaaagaaataacattgAAAAAAGTCATTTTCACTCAATTTTACaaggagtaaaagaaaaaaaatactgatacAGAATTTtgctatatatcccaggctggccttgaactcaattatgtagctcaggctggccttaaactcaaagcaATCTTCCAATCTCAGCcacccaagtactgagattacatgTATATGGGACTACACCCAACATTAAGAAtaaaaccataaaattgtttctggGCTGGGGATGCATCTCactggcagaacacttgcctaacatgcctAGACCCTGGGTCCAATCTCTAGCACtgctgaagaaggaggaggaggaggagggagaggaattcAGATACAATCCCAACCTGATGTCGGCCATTGCATCTCTCTCCATTTGCATTTCTTGAAGTTTTGTCTGCAAATCAATAACTGACTGTCGTAAGTAAAATTTTTGTTTCTCATGCAATTCAttgctctgaaaaaaaaactcacacaaaTTAATCTATATCTATATTAAACCATCAAAATATAGTTCCTATAGAAGACGATAATTTCCCAAGGGTTATGTATTTATTGTTATGTATACAAAAGCCCCATCACCACTAAAGTTCAGAGCCCAGTGAATAATTTCTCACCTAGATAACTAGAAGACATCAGCAAGGTTCCCTGGCTTGGCCTTTTCTTGTCTATTTTCCGAAACAAATATTCCAGCTCAAAGcaaaaataggaaaatgttttGTTCCTTAAAACTGAAAAACTGGTTGAAATTATGTATACAGAAAAATCAAATTTTGCCTTCAACTTACTTAAATTCTTGGCAACTACCACTACCATCTAAAACTAAAAGgtgggtctggaaagatggctctgtggttaagagcactggctgctcttgcagaggcccaggatttaattctcagcaaccacatggcagctgacaaccatcttcaacttcagttctaggggatctgatgccctgtttGGCCTCTGTGAGCCCTGCATgtacatagtgcacatacatgcaggcaaaacatttatacatataaaataaaaatttcaatgtaaaaataaagCTCTGAAAGTGCTCAACTACAGGAAAATGCAGAGATTGCCAAAGCCAGGCACTGAAGCATCTCCCAGCTAACAGGTGATGACCAGTATAGGATGAACATCTTTTTAATTGCCTCATCTTTAAGtctgaacagaaaacaaaaaccactgaaAATGAGATTCTAAGAATAGAGACTAAAATTAAGCaaacaggaaaaccaaaacaagatcCAGAGGAAACAAAGATAATGTAGGGATTTTACCCTAACCCTAATTTTGTGCTTGCATAGATTCTAGTACCATACACAAAGATAACAACCATACAGAataggaagccaggcagtggtggcttaagcttttaatcccagcactcaggaggcagaggcaggcggatcattgagttcaacaccagcctggcctatagagtgagtttcagaacagacagggctacacagagaaatcctgtcttgaaaaacctttAAAACCAAACGAACAAGtgaacaaaacataaacaataggATGCTAAGGCTGGCCACAGTGGCACATGTCTAAATTCCCAAAGTTTGGGAAGCTAAGACGAGGGGAGgccaagtttaaggctagcctgggctacagtgagaccctgtttaagaaagaagaataaagaatggAAAGCACgaaaatgaaggaagggaggagaaaggggacaaAGAAGAGGGGGTTGATAAAGGACAAGGAGAGGAAACCAAGGAGGAAGCAGTAGCAGCTAGCAGTAGAGTCATTGCTTAGTGTACGTGAGGTCCTAggccagtagttctcaacctatgggccaTGACTCCTGGGGGGGTGTCAAATGATCCTTatacaggagtcacctaagactcCTGTAAACACagatattatgattcataacagtatcaaaattatgaagtagcaatgaaaatagttttatggttggaggtcaccacaacatgaggaactgtattaaagggttgcagcatttggaaggttgagaaccactgccctaggctGATGCCTACCACAatcagagggacagagaaagtaCTGTGTCAGATGCTGAAAAGTCAAGTTAGAAAAGGAACATCAAGTGTCATGTAGCTTCAGCATCACCATTTAACCCACCTGCAGCACAACTCTTACATGATTATTTCCTATTGTAAATATCTCAATCACAAGACTGCTAGGAAGGAACCGCGTCTTTTCCATCTTTATATATCTGGTACCTAGCACATTTCTGTTACATAGGAATACAATAACAGCACTGTTtaataaattagaaatatttcACAAATGTTTAATGAGAACCAACCAAGTGTGACATACTCTACCAGGAGGTAATAGGAATAAATTAagcatagaaaataaattagtgtgtgtgcgctctctctctctctctctctctctctctctctctctgtctctctttcgaCATCTTGTAggatccagggattgaactcaagttgttagCTTGTGTGTtagcacctctacccactgagccatcttgccagcccagttactgtttctttttctctactaCTATGCCTGTGCTTCCTCTGTCTTATTGGTATATGTCTTATTGGTATATTTATCACAAGGTCTCATCACTACTTATTTATAGGACTAACTCATAACTCCTTTGAGAATTGTGGCTTATCTACCTTTTATGCCATGTGTATAATACGacataatttttacatttaataaaattGTAGATTCATCTCCTAAAGTCTAGTCTGATGAGGCAGAATAACATACTAATGGATACAGTAAAATGTACAAAATGTGTACAAACAATACTTGCACAGGAATACTCGCAGTGCTGTCTAGAGGGAAGGCTTCAGAGAAGAAGGGAATCCTTGAAGAGAGCTCTGACAGATTATTTAAGAGTCTTCCAGGAGTTACTAGACAGGCATGGAAATCTAGATTAACAAGGTCCACCCAAGGAGCAAATAGCTCAGTACTGCTGGAACAGAGGGTACCTACATAGAATGGGTACTGAACAAGGATAGCATGAAGCTCTTGTATATGGTGGTAAAAAGTCTGGTTTTTAGAAAGTAAACTCAATACCCACTTTGATTCTACATAAGGTCCACTCATATAGGTTTTAGCAAGCCCTTCTAAATTCTAATTAACCATcctgtatatatatgtatataaaattctaCTTTCTTCCATTGTTTACAAAAGAAGCCAGGTATCATAATAGCAGGACAGCAGGCCTAAACCAATTATTAACAGCATATGAATGACATTAATTATAACACTTCAAAGCattcaaattttattaaaattatatcatgAAACCAAGACATtattatgagaaagaaaatagcatGTAAATGCCTCATTAGCCTAACAGAAAGGAGAGGTCAAATTAACAGGTTTAGCTGATAGACCCATGGCTAAGGTTTTCTTTCTGGGGAGTTAAGTTTTATTTCAAGACAACATGTTTCCTTGTAATGGTGCCAGATGCTAGAAAAGAATGCAACTCACTTCGTTTAGTCTTTTCTGCAAATCTTTAACTTGATGTGAATATTCTTCTAAAACACGTTCAATGTGCTCTTTCCCAGGGTAAGGGATGACCTTTCTCTGAGGATCAAATTCCACATCATATTTAGGGAAAAAAGGCATTTGTGCTAAAGTCCCAGTTGAAGATGCATTTTCAATTATTGTACCACGAGTAGATGACACAAAAAACGAGCTTGAAGAACCTAAACAGTAGAGAATTCATTAATTATTCATAAAACAACTTTGTGGCAAATATTATTATAGAGGGTTCCTTTAACAGACCCTGAAGGAGCACAAGGTCTCATGGGAAAAACAGGCAAGTGAAAGTAATAAGTACAGCTAAGAGCATCTAGAAGGACAAGACCCAAAAGAGGGACCGGCTGGAGACAAGGGTGATCATGTGACCCTGGAACTAGAAAGCCCGGAACAATGTATGAGTGATGCCAGTCTGGAGAAGACAAGGGGACATTCAAGAGTGGAAACACTGTATTAAAAGCCAGCGGGCTTGAGACAGCTGGGATGTTCTGGGCCAAGAAAAGCTGCTGCCACATATGAGGATGAGAATACAGATAACAAGAGGCCTTGCGGTCATGCCAAGGAGCTTCAATCCCAGCTGGTATGGGGTTGAACCTGGAAAGAGATCTGGCCACAGGAAATATTTCTCAGCGGCATCAGGACCCCGCTGAGATAGGAGACAGTGACTGCATGTGGCAGCCTGGTGAGAGATTCATAGCAAAAATCTCCAGCAGCCCAGCCCCCAAATGGAGGTATTAGCTAGACTGATAAGCATCTGCAGTCCCGGTGAgaatacaaataataaagaaaaagcacTGGCAAGTGATTGGCTGGGCATGCAAACAGAAGAGCGGTATTTTGGGAGTAAATATCAGTCTGTAATAGCTGTTGTCAATCTTTGCAGTATACCAGAATCATTtgagaaactttaaaataataataatacagttGCCTAAGCCCCACTCTGGACCTACTGAATCAGAATTTCCAAGTGTGAATCTAAGACATTTAAATGTTTAGAACCTAAAAGGCTGGGGTTTGGGAGGTGTTGACATGGATCATGGCTGACAACCACTACTTTCAGTAGGCAGGAAAACAGGAGTTTCACAGTAacaccagggaggctgaggtaagagacTGGTTACATAAGTCCAACACATGCTAATAAGATGTGGGAACAAGGataggatggggctggagagataactcagcagttatCTCTCTTGCAGTTatggctcttgcagagaacccaggtttgattcccaggaaccggatggtggctcacagtcatctgtaactccagatccagggaatctgatgccctcttctgatctcagaGGACACCAAGTACATACATGGCACACAAACATACctacaggtaaaacactcatacacataaaataaagtaaatcttaaaaactaaataaataaaccaaaacttTAGAGTTCAATGAGTTGTGAACCATGAGGTCAATATTAAGAAGAAAGATGGTACACCTAAGGAGGAGAGACAACCTAACATTAGCTGAGTTTGACCAAGAAACACTGGAGGACGTGAAGGTGTTCGGAAGACAGAAACAACTTTTACATcaaaaagataatgaaaacataTGCTAAAACCAGATATGCTCAGTTAAAACACTAGGTAATCTCTAGTTCAAAAACAGAATTGTAAACAGCATAGTAGACATTCATAACCAAATTCTGTGCCTTGCAGTTAAAACAAGGCACATTTTACACTAGGAACTGAGATGGTTATTATGAAGCTGGTTTAATTctaattttccttcattttgttttagaaaatacatACCTCCATTGGGTGTGACACCACTTGATAAAAGATCTTCATTATTTGATTCATAAGCTTTTGATTCCATAGTAACTATTTTCTACCTGGTCTTAGAGATCTTGCAATAGGAGTGTTTCCCTGTTTGGATCCTTCAGTTCTAGTCTATGAGAGATAAAGTATTCAATTTTATTACAGTGTTATGTAAAAAAGCTCATAGGTGAACAGGAACTGACTTTCAATGCTTTTGAAATTTTTCCTCTAGAAAAATAGCTATgtatacagaaatattttattactacATAAAACTAATATGCAAGTCAAATTTGATTTTAAGACCAAAGGGATTTTGATTGTTTTGTCTGTACAgggtcatccagacaaaacaaGGCatccttggctggcttggaactcgctctatacaccaagctagccttgaatcaCAAAGGATCAGCCTGTTTCTGCCTtattagtgctgggattaaaggtgtgctccactatGCCTGCCTCCAAAGGGCTActaaatataaactaaaatttaATAATCTGATTGGGGGCAGTTATGCTTTTAAGTCTCTTATAAAACTATGTTGCTAAATCATAGAACTTATCTCCCTTACAAGGATCTCAAATCAGCAAATTAGAtatcattacaaaaaaaaacaaaaaacaaaaaactcaaaaccaaaaaccttaTTTGAtgttaaatattgtttatattttatattttgtcagGAGGGTGCTTCTAAGTTTGGAAAATAATGGTGGTGACCTAATTCCAAATTTCTCCTTATTTTCACTCAAACAAGTATAAAATCAAGATGGCAAACCAACAAAACTGTGTATTCCGCACTATCAGTATCCTAAAGACAGAATACCTTcaaatgtctaaaaataaaggATTTACCCTCCTGCTGGGACCTGCTGCtgtagagaaatggaagaagcaAATGGGAGAAGCTGGAGATATTCAAACAACAGAAGCCAAATTCCAAACCCCAGACTGGACCTTTGGAGTCAGGGCTCTGAGTATGGGTTAGCAGCCTCAGAGAAGCAGTGTGAGAATTATGTTTCAAGAGAGGAGGCTTTCCCTAGAGACAATGTGCtaaagggaagagaggatggaaaAAGTGAAATTAAGGGCCCAGTAGGAACAAAACAGAAGTAGGACTACCCTCTGCACACCACCCACCCCGCCCCACCGCTATTACCATAGAGAAGGTACATGGGAAGAGAGCACGTGTAACCCAGGAGCCCTGTTCTGAAATGAACAAAAGCAGACATCTGTACACAGAACGAATGCAAAATGTCGGATAATCTGCtaaatctgcttttaaaaaaagacctctttatttattttgtatagtgttctgtgtgcacatatgctggcaggccagaagagagcatcagattgaaagacccctgccccttagccctttctttctcaagtttgtctcctcttcctcctgtcggcggcttccccgatccccacccccggcggcttCCACTTCCCCTGCCACCCGCCGCACACccggcgagcaccaggtgggcgggcccgagaacgagcaccaggtgggccggcacgagggcgagcaccaggtgggccggcacgagaatgaacaccaagtgagccggcctggagccctgcccctgagccccgcccgatgagaaacactccgtcccaaggtctccgcccccaaggtcagccatctggacgcggaggggggggaattgagtctgttgtaccagacaccagaccttgagaatatgctgatctggaatggctctgtgtctcatttgaaccatccaatagaaatgattctgtatttcgcctcatttgaaagactctgtgtttcacctcatttgaataactctgtactgcgcctcatttgaataaccctgtatagcacctcatttacattgaccaatgggaatagctctgtacaatgcctcattagaattatccaatagaatccctgcttctagcttgcgcctttttccctatataaggccccctttcccttggctcggggcgcttggcctcacagaagctaagtcgcccgggtacccgtatctccaataaagcctcttgcggttttgcatccaagctcatggtctcgctgattcctgggtgcgggtctccttctacgaaagtacctcttcgggggtctttcaagatcCCATTagcaatggttgtgagccaccatgtggttgctgagaattgaactcaggatgtctgggagagcagtcagtttcttaactcctgagccatctctccagctctaaatCTGCTTTTTAATGTTAGCTAATGACGCTATTAACTTCACTACTAAGTTACACGCGTTAGTATCTTCAGCTATCCTTCATCTAAATTAACACATCCAACTGATCACCGTATTTTGCTGAGTCTGTCAGAGAGCAGAACTCAGAACAGACATCTTAGATGTGGTAAATCATTGGGCAAGAATCCTTGACTGAGTGATCTAACTTTAgttctactgattttttttttaatgctctcACCAGACCCACTATGAAATACCATAATTggtatttcttctttcccttaaaAGCAGTGTCATTTTGCCAATCTTGCTCCATGAGTATCAGCAAAACCCTTCCCCATCTGGCTTAAGCCCTCCTTCCCCAGGAGACACTGCTCTGAAGCAAGTCCCCCTTGCTGTACCCTAATTATTGTgctctttgggtcttttatttgcattgttctttccattcttcctttatttcctaGCAAAATCTTTTCTACTTCAGTTTAGAGGGTACAAAGAGAGAGATTCAGTGCCATATTTCTGTCAATGTACATTGACCCCACGATCTTGAAACTGATGTactaaagagaaaggaagtgccgctgaataattaatttaattgagCAACTATGTTTGAAACACAATACAGTTTATCTTCTCTTCCCAATTCAAAACTGGTAAGCTTTAAGTAAGTAATTCCTgcacataaaacattttacacAAAGTTGGCATAAAGCAAGCATTTGATAACAATCATTGTTAATGCAACTTGGGTGGCTTACACAAATAGTTTCTATTAATGCCAAGAATAGAGCTGTCTTACATCAAGACCAATAATGGAAAGAAATCAAAAGTATGTACTTTTCaaattttcagtttaaaatacATGACTTTGGAGACTGGCCaggtaaaatgaagaaaacagtaaaGAATGGTAGTGTATCATGAGATGGAGTAGTGATGCATTGGGGTAGGTCAGTGGAGGAAGGCCTTTCTGAGGTGGTGTTCCATTTGATGACATTTCTTAAAACAGCATATACAAAAGTGAGACCTTAGTCCCCATTGACAGAGAGAAGGCTAGTGAGCTTCAGTGTGATCATAGGACAAGGCCTGCTCATGGACATCACCTGCACACATGTCCAAGCAGCTCCTTCTGGATTACCCTGAGGAAAAGTTGGCAACACCAGTAGGGCTGAGAGCCATGCTCCTTTGGGGGTTATGAGACTTGCTGTAACTAGTCACTGGAGATTTTAACCAGAGGCATATGCTCCTTCTACAGCTGTGTGAAGAGTGTTCAGGGTAGGTGTGAGGCCCACCAGGAGGAAACTGCAGGAGTCCAGTGCAGGGACTCCAGTTACCATAGACCAAAAGGAGCTAGAACTGGTGCTGGGCTGGGCAGGGCCAACTACAAATGGGATCAGGACTCTTTCTTGGGTGATGAACATGTTCTAAAACTGAATGGTGTGACTGACTACACCAATTTATTATCTACAATTATCTACAATTTATTGAAAATTACAGGACTTCAAGTAGGTAAAGTGTGTAAGTTATATCTCAAAAGGCAGTCTCAGGATGACTTATGAAGAGTGGGAACTGCCTGGATCCCAGAAGTGGATCAGCTAAATTTGAGCACTACTTTTTCCAAAACCCCAAGAATGACAAAACATCTTCATCCCAATTGCTTTGCAGAGACTGCTCTTAGCCAGGTTCCCACAGAAGCACTCTGACCTCAGGTACCCATCTGTCTGCAACTCTTCAATATATACCTGACAGAAATCTAATAATGGCTAAGATGCATGCCTATGCTAATTTTGAACATGtcaattttttacattttattaa
The Cricetulus griseus strain 17A/GY chromosome 1 unlocalized genomic scaffold, alternate assembly CriGri-PICRH-1.0 chr1_1, whole genome shotgun sequence genome window above contains:
- the Ccdc158 gene encoding coiled-coil domain-containing protein 158 isoform X3; its protein translation is MESKAYESNNEDLLSSGVTPNGGSSSSFFVSSTRGTIIENASSTGTLAQMPFFPKYDVEFDPQRKVIPYPGKEHIERVLEEYSHQVKDLQKRLNESNELHEKQKFYLRQSVIDLQTKLQEMQMERDAMADIRRRESHSQEDLRNQLQNTVHELEAAKCLKEDMLKDSNTQIEQLRKMMLSHEGVLQEIRSILVDFEEASGKKICEHDSMSTIHFRNLGSAISKILRELDTEISYLKGRIFPVEDQLETLKTESQNKIELLLQQHQDRIEQLISEHEIEITGLTEKASSARSQANSIESQLEIIQEQARNQNSMYMRQLSDLESTVSQLRSELRETKRMYEDKEPPEFPFTNLDQ